The nucleotide sequence TCAGCGCGTCGACCACGTCGTCGACCGCCTCCGGGCGCTCCGGTTCGCTCACCCGGATCTCGAAGGCGTTGCCGGCGAGGTCGCCGAACTCTAGGTTTCGCCCCACCCGCCCCAGCGGCTCCAGGTCGACGCCGTCGAGGGTCGGCAGATCCGCGGCGTCGATCCCTTGGACGGAGAACAGCTGCGTGGTGACCGCGCGCTTGTCCTTGGTGCCGGCCCACGACACCCGCTCGCGGCTCACGCCCAACGCATCCGAGAGCGCGCCCGCGAAGTCGTTGGTGTCCCAGTCGACGAGCGTCGCCCGCACCAACAGGTGGGGGTAGGCTCCGGCGTCGGCGTCGGGCGGCTCGGGGTCGACGGCTTCGAGCTCCCGGACCCGGAAGTCGGCGGGGTCGGCCCGGAGTCGGCCGCCGACCCCGGGGCCGTCGCTCACGTAGTAGTCGATGCCGACCTGCCGTTCGAGCGGGTGTGCCTCGCGCATCGGGTCGGCTGGCGTTCGCGGCGCCGACGGGTCAGCGTATCGGTTCGGTCGGACTGCCGACCGTCTCGAAACGGTCGGCCGACAGTATCAGCCGACGAGACCGGCCCACTCGACCACCAGCAGGAGGCCGACGACGACGCCGAGGGCGCCCGCGAACGCCCGGAGCGCCCGCTCCATCCCGGTGTCGAGCGTCCGGCCCCACACCGCCGCGACGGCGGCCATCGTCAGCACCGACGCGAGGCCGAACGCGCCGAGGAAGGACGCGGCCGTCGGGAGGTCCGGCGTCGTCGAGACGAGCGCGATCACGAGGGCGCCGCTCCCCGCGACGCCGTGGAGCGCGCCCACGAGCGCGGAGTCGCCGTGGACGTGGACGTGTCCCCCGCCCAGCGACAGGGTGCCGACGTCGAAATGGCCGTGGAGCGGATGCGTCCCGTGGGCGTGCTCGCGGCGGCCGATCACGCCCGCGAGCATCCGCCCACCGAGGTAGCACAGGACGACGCCGACGACCGCCTCGAAGAGGCCCGTCACCGACGCCGGGAGGCGGACGCCGAACGCGAGCAGCGTGGCCCCGAGCGCGGTGATGGGGACGGTGTGACCGATCCCCCACGACGCACCGACCAGGGCGGGGGACGACGCGGGCGCGCCCAGTCCGTTTTCCGAGGAGCGTGGCTCCTCGCCGTTTTCCGAGGAGCGTGGCTCCTCGCCGTCTCCCACGGCGTCTCCCTCCCCGCCATCGACCAGCGTCGCGACGGCGGCGAGGTGGTCCGTCTCGAGGGCGTGACGGGCGCCCATCGCCCCGCCCGCCACGGCCGCAGCGACGAGTGACATACCGGCCACTCACCCACGGCACACTTAGCCGTTGCGTGCTCGGTCGACTCCGGCCGGATCGCCCGCATGCGGTCGACCATCCGGTGAACGGGGACGCGACGGAGCCGGCGCATCGAGAACCGCGATCCGGTCGGCTGATACTGTTTATTGTACGTCAGTACCGGTGGTTCGCCGGACTGTCCTGGCGAACCACCGATGAACAGTTACAATAATCCGTATGAGTCAGTACAGCGAGAGATCGCCGGTCACCCGGTCCACGTCGTCGTCTTCGCCCGGCCCCACCGCCAGCGCCGTCACGGTCCCGGGCTCCAGCTGGGTGTGACCGGCGTCCCGGACGACGGCGTTCGGCAACCCCGCCCGCTCGGCGGCGTCGGCCAACTCGAACAGTTCGGACTCGCCGCTTCCTTTCAAGACGACTTTCTTTTGCCCCTCGCCCTTCCACGCCCGGCGGGTGCGCTCGTCGGCGTCCTCGTACGCCGACAGCGCGGCGTGGGCGACCTGTGCGGCGAGTTTTCCCTGTCCCATCCCGAGGTCGGTCCGCGCGACGATGGCCTGTTTCATGCCCCGTCGTCCGGCCGGCCGGACCAAAGCGTCGTCGGTCCCCGCGCTCCCGGTCGACCGACTCCGGGGCCCAGAGGACCGGTCTCGGGGGATTGCGGTCCGCAAAGAGACGCGACGGCGACGACCGCGGCGCCGTCGGTTTCAGTAGGCGTCGGCGTCGACCAGCCGCTGTGCGATGCGCTGGGCGCCGACCGCCGCGGACTCGGCGGGGCTGTCCGGCGCCACCGCCTCGACCTCCCGCTGGAGTTCCTCGCTCAGGCGCTCCTCGAACTCCTCGACGATGCCCGGGATGCAGGCCATTCCGCCCGTCAACACGACGGGACGATCGAGCGCCAACTGGTAGACCTTGATGTTGTCGTTGGCGAGTTCGGGCAGGAAGGCGTTGGCCACCTCCTCGACGGCCTCGTCGACGTACTCGTCGACGGCGTCCATGACGCTGCGCTCGATGGTGAACTCGTGGGAGCCGCCGCCGGGCTGCTGGATCACGTCCGTGAACGGCTCGAAGTCGACGAAGTCGGCGTGCTCCTCCTTGTACTCCCGGGCGGTGGTGGTGTCGATGTTGACCCGGCCCTGGGTCTCCTCCTCGACGTAGTTGGCGATCCGTCGGTCCACCTCGTTGCCGGTGACCGCACCCGTGGTGAAGGGGACGAGTTGCTCGCCGCGGCGGTACGCCGAGGCTTCGAGGTTCGTCGACCCCAGGTTCACGGTGACGAAGATGTCCTCGACGGCCTCCAAGTCGTCGCCGAGAGCGGGTACCGACCCGCAGAGCGACTCGGGGTAGCTCCGGATCAGCGCCTCGCCGATGGTGCTCCCCTCGATGACCGACTGCAGGTTCGCCAGTCCCGCCTCGTTGTCGATGGTCGGGATGGCGTACACCACCGCGCTGTCGGTGGGGACGTCGTTCGCCTCGATGACCTCCTCGAAGAACGTCGCCGTCAACTCCGCCCGGGAGTCGTCCTCCGGGAGTCCCGAGCGGAGGGTGTACTGCACGCGGTCGGGGTACTCCGTCGCCGCCTGATCCCCGTAGAGGACGCGCTCCTCGCCCGTGATGGCGTCCTCGTACGTCGCGAGACAGGTGAGCGTCTTGATCGTCCGCAGTCCGTCGCCGTCGGGGATGGCAATGACCGTTCGAGTGCTTCCGAGTTTCACGCCGATGGGCGCGGGCCCGTCGTCCCCGGCCGTCGTCCCGTCCTCGTCGTCCTCGCTCTCGGAGTCGCTCATGCGGCCGGCGCTACACGCGGACGTGATAAATAAGCACTCCCCGTCTCGGTCACCGACCAGTCAGCGAGGTCAACCGAGCGACGTAGTGGAGGCTGACGCGATGGTCGTCGGCGTTCAAGTCGTTGTCGGCGTTCGCCCGCGAGTCGTCGATGCCCGAGAGGTAGGCGTCGAGTGCCTCGGCGGCGTCGCTACCCAGCCATCCGACCGCTTCGTAGAAGTCGACGGCGTCGTCCACCGAGTCGCGTCCCGCCTGCAACACGAGGAACTCCAGCCACTCGAAGATCAGCGCCTCGGCGACCAGCGACGCCGGGAGCGCGGGGAGGTACGGCCGCTCCAGCGCTTCGATCCGGCGATCCATCGTGGCCAAGTCGCGGGTCAGCGACGCCTCGAACGCCGTGTCGGCCGCCGAGCGGTCGCCCTCGCTCTCGTCGTCGGTCTCGTCCGGCCATTCGGCTCCCGCGTCCGTCTCCTCCACTCGGTCCAGCATCGACGCGTCGCTGGCCGCCCGGAGTTCGTCCAGGTCGTAGTTCCGCGGGTCGATGGCCATCGAACGCCGGTGAGTAGGGGCGCTCGCGAATTAAAGGCTTCCCAACCGTGTGACGCCCGTCCGACGGTCTCGCACCCGCCTCGTCATCGTCACCGGTGGTCCGCCAGGACAGTCCGGCGAACCTCCGGTAGACGGTCACGACGATCCGTCTCGGG is from Haloplanus salinarum and encodes:
- the pth2 gene encoding peptidyl-tRNA hydrolase Pth2, coding for MKQAIVARTDLGMGQGKLAAQVAHAALSAYEDADERTRRAWKGEGQKKVVLKGSGESELFELADAAERAGLPNAVVRDAGHTQLEPGTVTALAVGPGEDDDVDRVTGDLSLY
- a CDS encoding rod shape-determining protein, which gives rise to MSDSESEDDEDGTTAGDDGPAPIGVKLGSTRTVIAIPDGDGLRTIKTLTCLATYEDAITGEERVLYGDQAATEYPDRVQYTLRSGLPEDDSRAELTATFFEEVIEANDVPTDSAVVYAIPTIDNEAGLANLQSVIEGSTIGEALIRSYPESLCGSVPALGDDLEAVEDIFVTVNLGSTNLEASAYRRGEQLVPFTTGAVTGNEVDRRIANYVEEETQGRVNIDTTTAREYKEEHADFVDFEPFTDVIQQPGGGSHEFTIERSVMDAVDEYVDEAVEEVANAFLPELANDNIKVYQLALDRPVVLTGGMACIPGIVEEFEERLSEELQREVEAVAPDSPAESAAVGAQRIAQRLVDADAY
- a CDS encoding high-affinity nickel-transporter protein, yielding MSLVAAAVAGGAMGARHALETDHLAAVATLVDGGEGDAVGDGEEPRSSENGEEPRSSENGLGAPASSPALVGASWGIGHTVPITALGATLLAFGVRLPASVTGLFEAVVGVVLCYLGGRMLAGVIGRREHAHGTHPLHGHFDVGTLSLGGGHVHVHGDSALVGALHGVAGSGALVIALVSTTPDLPTAASFLGAFGLASVLTMAAVAAVWGRTLDTGMERALRAFAGALGVVVGLLLVVEWAGLVG
- a CDS encoding FlaD/FlaE family flagellar protein gives rise to the protein MAIDPRNYDLDELRAASDASMLDRVEETDAGAEWPDETDDESEGDRSAADTAFEASLTRDLATMDRRIEALERPYLPALPASLVAEALIFEWLEFLVLQAGRDSVDDAVDFYEAVGWLGSDAAEALDAYLSGIDDSRANADNDLNADDHRVSLHYVARLTSLTGR